The Pseudoalteromonas nigrifaciens genome segment GCCAAGATAACTCATTATGCATACCTTCACTGCCAATATTAGTGGTAACACTTGGGGTTTGCATAATCATGGCTTCAAGTAATTTACCTTTAATACCTGCGCCAAAACGCAGTGGTGCTAAACATACTCGTGCGCTTTGCATTACCTCAAACGCATTATCGGCCCAGCCTTTAATTAAAAACCCCGATTTAGGGTTGTTAAGTGCAGTTGCTTTTGGCGGCGGGTACGATCCATAAATATGCAGCTCAGCTTTAGGCAGTTGCTTGCGAATAAGTGGCCAAATTTGTTGTAAATAAAGCACAGCATCCCAGTTTGGCGCGTGCCTAAAATTACCTATGGTCATAAAGTGTTGGCGCTGCTCAAAGGTTTTAGTGCTGGTGGGCAATGTGTTTAAATCGACCATAAAAGGTAAATGGTGTAATAAGCTAGGCTCTATTTTAAATACATCATTAAGTAAGCTCATTTCATAGCTAGAAATAATAAGGCTTAAATCGCAACGTAAGATGGCTGCAATTTCGCGTTTTGCTATGTCTGAGTGCAAGTCGTTAGTGGTAAATTCTCGCTCGCCTTTGTGGGCTTCGTGGCGCGCATTACGCAAACATTGTAGATCTTCGGTATCTAAAATTTTCAGCGCATTCGGGCAATGCTTATCAACGCGCCAACCAAACTGCTCTTCCATCATAAAACGATCAAACATAACGATATCGGGAGCATATGCTTTAACGTAATCGTCAAAACTTTCGCAGTTAAGCGCAATGCTCTGGCTACTAATACCAAAGTCGTCAAGGTTGACCATGTGCTCGGTGCGCAGTGCCGGCGTTGCAAACTCTACTTGCCAGTTTTGGGCTCTAAAGGCATTTAATAACGACATCATGTGCGTGCCTGCAGCAGATGAGTTGGGCTCTGGCCATACGTAGCCAATTACCAGCACTTTTTTCATTGGCTAGGATCTCTTATTAGTAAGTTTAAATTTACCCATATAGAAACAGGTAAGCTTATTTTTGTGATGGTTATTACAATATTAACGGTAGTAGCACAGTAAATTTAGCGCACTAGTTCTACACAAGTTCAATGCTTATAAAGTCATTTTTTATTAATGGGTAATATTAAAAAATATGACAGCATTTACTTTATTCATCAGCATTGTTTTTTAGGTGTACAGCACTTTATAAATAGCGCTGTAGTGTAGCTTAAGTTAGGGTGGCGATAAATCATTTACGCTATTTTGTATAACCTTAATGCTTTATGAATGCGGCAAAACATGTTTAGATAGCTTTATTAAACTAAATAATTACTAAAGGACAAAACATGAACGCTTTTAGGCTGTTAGTTGCCTTTATTGGCTGTATTGCATTACTGCCAATGAGCTATGCAGAGCAAGGATATCAAACGCCATCGGCTGAACTTGCTGCATTAGTAGATGCTAAGTTATCGCCCACCAGTAGTTTGTCAGACGATGGCCAATGGCTGGCATTGTTTGAGCGCAAACGTGTTGTGTCGCTAGATGAGTTGGCAAAAGAGGAGCTTAAACTGGCGGGCATTAAACTCAACCCGGCAAACTTTTCACGCTCACGCGTAAGTGCAAAATACAGTGCGGTGCAAATTAAACACGTACAAAGTGGTACGGTTATTAATATTAATAACTTGCCACAAGGTATTATTCGCGCGCCAAAGTGGTCATCAAATAGTGAGTACTTAGCCTTCGTGGTTGAGCAAAAAAATGATGCGCGTTTATGGTTATACAATGTAAAAACAAAACAAGCTAATGAGCTAAACTCAATTGCGCTAAACTCTGTCCTTACTGCATCCCCTTATGAATGGCTACCCGATAGCAGTGCCTTGGTTGCAAATTTAGCTGTTAATTTAGGAAAAGCCAGATTACAAAATGATAGCCAAAGTACGATGCCTGTTATTCAGCAAAGTAGCGGCGAAAAAGCCCCTGCACGTACTTATCAAAACTTATTAACCGGTCCGTTTGATGAGGCGCAGTTTAAGTTTTATGGCCAAGGGCAACTCGCCTATATAACGCTTGATGGTCATGCGCAACCGATTGGCCGCCCTGCGTTGCTTAAGTCATTTTCAGTATCACCCGACTCAACCAATATATTAGTGGCAAGCATAAACGAGCCATTTTCGTATCAAGTTCCATACAACCGCTTTGCTACAACATGGCAAATATGGGGAATGCGTGGTTTTTCACTAGTTGAGCTGGCAAAACAACCATTAGCCGATAATATTCCACAAGGCTACGACAGTGTACGTACTGGCAGACGTGACTTTGAGTGGCGAGGCGATCAAGGTGCAGAGGTTATTTGGGCTGAAGCGCAAGATGCCGGTGATATGAAAACCGATGTTGAATATCACGACTTTATTTACAGCTTACGTGCACCGTTTAAGCGCGAGCCTAAACTGTTTGCTAAAGTAGAGCGTCGTTATTCGGGTATAGAATGGGGTAACGATAATATTGCTATGCTCAGCGATTGGCGCTTTAGTGACCGCCAAGTGCGTACTTATATTATTGCCCCACGTGATGCTGATAAAAACCGCATATTATTTTCAGAGCGTAGTTACAACGATGCCTACAAAGACCCTGGTAGAGCACTATATGAGCGCAATGATTTAGGCAGCAAGGTAATAAAAGTGGTTGGCGGACGCTATCTGTTTTTACGCGGTAATGGCGCATCAGAGCAAGGTAATGTGCCGTTTTTAGACCAATACGATGTAAAAACTCATAGCAGCAAACGTTTGTGGCAATCAGCGGCACCTTATTATGAGCGTGTTCGTGCGTTACTTGATGACGAAGGTAAGCGTTTTATTACTATTAGAGAGTCTAAAACAGAGCAACCTAACTTTTTTATTCGTGATTTAAATAAACAAAATTTAACTCAAATTACTAATTTTGAGCACCCTTACCCTGCATTTAAAGGCGTAACAAAAGAGCAATTACGTTATACCCGAGATGACGGTGTTGAGCTTTCAGGCACACTTTATTTACCACCAGGTTATGATAAATCTCAAGGCCCATTACCTGTATTAATGTGGGCATACCCGCTTGAATATAAAGATAAAGCAGTCGCTTCTCAAGTGCGTGAATCGCCTTATGAGTTTACCTCTATTGGTTACTGGGGCCCGATGCCTTACTTAGCTAAAGGTATTGCGGTGTTTGACGATCCTAAAATGCCTATTGTAGGTATTGAGGGCAGTGAACCAAATGATAACTTTAGAAAGCAACTAGTGGCCAGCGCACAAGCTGCCGTAGATGTATTGGTTAAAAAAGGCATTGCTGATAAAAACAATATTGCCATAGCAGGGCATTCATATGGCGCATTTATGGTGGCTAATTTATTAGCGCATAGTGACTTGTTTAAAACCGGTATTGCCCGCAGTGGCGCGTATAATCGCACCTTAACGCCGTTTGGCTTTCAAGGCGAAGAGCGCGACTTTTGGCAAGCCCAAGATGTGTACGCAAACATGTCGCCATTTTTTCATGCCGAAAAAATTAACGAGCCAATGTTGATGATTCACGGGCAAGAAGATCCGAATTCTGGCACCTTTCCCATGCAAAGTGAGCGTATGTACGCCGCATTAAAAGGCTTAGGTAAAGAAGTGCGCTTAGTTATGCTACCCCATGAAGCACATGGCTATCGTGCTCGTAAAAGTTTACTGCATGTATTGTGGGAGCAAGAACAGTGGTTAGATAAGTACTTACTTAATGACTCTGCCGGGCCGGTAAAGGTAATAACTGAGCAAGTGGCAGAGCCAGCACCGAGCCAGTAGTAAAGTACGTGTTTATGCTGTGAGAGCAAGAAGATCCACTCTAAATCTCACGGAACCTTCCCAATGCAAAGTGAGCGTATGTACGCCGCGTTAAAAGGCTTAGGTGAAGAAGCGCGTTTAGTCATGCTGCCCCATGAAGCACATGGCTATCGAGCCCGTAAAAGTTTACTGCATGTATTGTGGGAGCAAGAACAGTGGTTAAACAAATACCTGTTAATGGATGAAGAGGCTGAGCCGGTAAAGGTAATAACTGAGCAAGTGGCAGAGCCAGCACCGAGCCAGTAGTAAAGTACGTGTTTATGCTGTGAGAGCAAGAAGATCCACTCTAAATCTCACGGCACCTTTCCCATGCAAAGTGATCGTATGTACGCCGCATTAAAAGGCTTAGGTAAAGAAGTGCGCTTAGTTATGCTACCCCATGAAGCACATGGCTATCGTGCTCGTAAAAGTTTACTGCATGTATTGTGGGAGCAAGAACAGTGGTTAGATAAGTACTTACTTAATGACTCTGCCGAGCCGGTAAAGGTAACGACTGAGCTAGTGGCTGAGCCAACACCGAGCCAATAGTAAAGTACGAGTTTATGCCGTGAGAGCAAGAAGATCCCCCCTTAATTTCACGGAACCTTCCCAATGCAAAGTGAGCGTATGTACGCCGCATTAAAAGGCTTAGGTAAAGAAGTGCGCTTAGTTATGCTACCCCATGAAGCACATGGCTATCGTGCTCGTAAAAGTTTACTGCATGTGTTGTGGGAACAAGAGCAGTGGTTAGATAAGTACTTACTTAATGACTCTGCCGA includes the following:
- a CDS encoding alpha/beta hydrolase family protein, whose protein sequence is MNAFRLLVAFIGCIALLPMSYAEQGYQTPSAELAALVDAKLSPTSSLSDDGQWLALFERKRVVSLDELAKEELKLAGIKLNPANFSRSRVSAKYSAVQIKHVQSGTVININNLPQGIIRAPKWSSNSEYLAFVVEQKNDARLWLYNVKTKQANELNSIALNSVLTASPYEWLPDSSALVANLAVNLGKARLQNDSQSTMPVIQQSSGEKAPARTYQNLLTGPFDEAQFKFYGQGQLAYITLDGHAQPIGRPALLKSFSVSPDSTNILVASINEPFSYQVPYNRFATTWQIWGMRGFSLVELAKQPLADNIPQGYDSVRTGRRDFEWRGDQGAEVIWAEAQDAGDMKTDVEYHDFIYSLRAPFKREPKLFAKVERRYSGIEWGNDNIAMLSDWRFSDRQVRTYIIAPRDADKNRILFSERSYNDAYKDPGRALYERNDLGSKVIKVVGGRYLFLRGNGASEQGNVPFLDQYDVKTHSSKRLWQSAAPYYERVRALLDDEGKRFITIRESKTEQPNFFIRDLNKQNLTQITNFEHPYPAFKGVTKEQLRYTRDDGVELSGTLYLPPGYDKSQGPLPVLMWAYPLEYKDKAVASQVRESPYEFTSIGYWGPMPYLAKGIAVFDDPKMPIVGIEGSEPNDNFRKQLVASAQAAVDVLVKKGIADKNNIAIAGHSYGAFMVANLLAHSDLFKTGIARSGAYNRTLTPFGFQGEERDFWQAQDVYANMSPFFHAEKINEPMLMIHGQEDPNSGTFPMQSERMYAALKGLGKEVRLVMLPHEAHGYRARKSLLHVLWEQEQWLDKYLLNDSAGPVKVITEQVAEPAPSQ
- a CDS encoding glycosyltransferase, producing MKKVLVIGYVWPEPNSSAAGTHMMSLLNAFRAQNWQVEFATPALRTEHMVNLDDFGISSQSIALNCESFDDYVKAYAPDIVMFDRFMMEEQFGWRVDKHCPNALKILDTEDLQCLRNARHEAHKGEREFTTNDLHSDIAKREIAAILRCDLSLIISSYEMSLLNDVFKIEPSLLHHLPFMVDLNTLPTSTKTFEQRQHFMTIGNFRHAPNWDAVLYLQQIWPLIRKQLPKAELHIYGSYPPPKATALNNPKSGFLIKGWADNAFEVMQSARVCLAPLRFGAGIKGKLLEAMIMQTPSVTTNIGSEGMHNELSWPGKIANTAEDFANAAVEMYNNQSEFEQAQQDGNTLLNTLYDKAQLSAALIQKVDSISSDLNAHREKNFTGQMLKYHTMRSTQYMSQWIAEKNKKLD